The Rhizobium sp. BT03 genome has a window encoding:
- a CDS encoding ATP-dependent Clp protease proteolytic subunit, with protein MNDEDQDDKTKELPLGKETEANLFKSRSIFIYGPINQELAQKVCSQLVALAAASDEDIRIYVNSPGGHVESGDSIHDMIKFIKPKVWMIGTGWVASAGALIYVAAPKEQRLCLPNTRFLLHQPSGGTRGMASDIEIQAREIIKMNERLNKIMAAATGQPLEKIARDTDRDYWLSAEEAKDYGLVSRIVTSQADI; from the coding sequence ATGAACGACGAAGACCAGGACGACAAGACGAAGGAACTGCCGCTCGGCAAGGAAACGGAGGCGAATCTTTTCAAGTCGCGTTCGATCTTCATCTACGGACCGATCAATCAGGAATTGGCGCAGAAGGTCTGCTCGCAGCTCGTGGCGCTTGCCGCGGCCAGCGACGAGGACATCCGCATCTATGTGAACTCGCCCGGCGGCCACGTCGAGTCCGGCGATTCCATCCATGACATGATCAAGTTCATCAAGCCGAAAGTCTGGATGATCGGCACGGGCTGGGTCGCCTCCGCCGGTGCGCTGATCTATGTCGCCGCTCCGAAGGAGCAGCGCCTGTGCCTGCCGAACACCCGCTTCCTGCTGCACCAGCCCTCGGGCGGCACGCGCGGCATGGCATCGGACATCGAGATCCAGGCACGCGAAATCATCAAGATGAACGAGCGCCTGAACAAGATCATGGCGGCGGCCACCGGCCAGCCGCTCGAAAAGATCGCCAGGGATACGGATCGCGACTACTGGCTGTCGGCCGAAGAGGCGAAGGACTATGGCCTCGTCTCGCGGATCGTGACGTCACAGGCCGATATCTGA
- a CDS encoding benzoate/H(+) symporter BenE family transporter, translating to MLKDFSVQALFMGLLTAFVGSASSFAVVLHGLEAVGATDAQAASGLMALSISMGVCAIVLCAATRLPISIAWSTPGAALLASTGPIEGGFNAAVGAFLICGALIVVAGLFKPLGRAVAAIPAPLANAMLSGVLIGLCFAPVKAIGFNPFLGLPIVVAWIVVGAFKRLWAVPAALAAFVLVLTFGVDIPDGALGSLEQSLVPAAEIIRPVFNLAGLVSIALPLFIVTMASQNIPGIAVLKVNHYDPKPGPLFAVTGFFSLLSAPFGGHAVNLAAITAAMCAGQDAHADPKRRYWAALIAGVGYVILGLLAGAVTAFVALAPPILIEAVAGLALVGAFSSSAMSAFQGPESREAAAITFLVTASGVSFGGISGAFWGLIAGGLMLALSRLVSVWKDRGQPR from the coding sequence ATGCTCAAAGATTTTTCCGTCCAGGCCCTGTTCATGGGGCTGCTGACCGCCTTCGTCGGTTCCGCCAGCTCGTTTGCCGTCGTGCTGCACGGGCTCGAGGCGGTCGGTGCTACGGATGCGCAGGCAGCTTCGGGGCTGATGGCCTTGTCGATCTCCATGGGCGTCTGCGCGATCGTGCTCTGTGCCGCCACACGATTGCCGATCAGCATCGCCTGGTCGACGCCGGGCGCGGCGCTGCTGGCCAGCACCGGGCCGATCGAGGGCGGCTTCAATGCGGCGGTCGGCGCATTCCTGATCTGCGGCGCGCTGATAGTCGTCGCCGGCCTGTTCAAGCCGCTTGGCCGGGCGGTCGCCGCCATTCCCGCACCGCTTGCCAATGCGATGCTCTCCGGCGTGCTGATCGGCCTCTGCTTCGCGCCGGTGAAGGCGATCGGCTTCAACCCGTTCCTCGGCCTGCCGATCGTCGTCGCCTGGATCGTCGTCGGCGCCTTCAAGCGGCTCTGGGCGGTACCGGCGGCACTCGCAGCCTTCGTGCTGGTGCTCACCTTCGGCGTCGATATTCCTGATGGTGCGCTCGGTTCGCTCGAACAATCGCTGGTGCCCGCGGCGGAAATCATCCGGCCGGTGTTCAATCTTGCCGGCCTCGTCTCGATCGCATTGCCGCTGTTCATCGTCACCATGGCCTCGCAGAACATTCCGGGTATCGCCGTCCTGAAGGTCAATCACTACGATCCGAAGCCCGGTCCGCTGTTTGCCGTCACGGGTTTCTTCTCGCTGCTGTCGGCGCCGTTCGGCGGCCACGCCGTCAATCTGGCGGCCATCACCGCGGCGATGTGCGCCGGGCAGGATGCCCACGCCGATCCGAAGAGGCGCTATTGGGCCGCGCTGATCGCCGGCGTCGGTTATGTCATCCTCGGGTTGCTCGCCGGCGCGGTGACGGCTTTCGTCGCGCTTGCGCCACCCATCCTGATCGAGGCGGTGGCCGGGCTGGCACTGGTCGGGGCTTTCTCCTCCTCGGCGATGTCGGCCTTCCAGGGGCCGGAGTCGCGCGAGGCGGCGGCGATCACCTTCCTCGTCACCGCCTCAGGCGTTTCCTTCGGCGGCATTTCCGGCGCTTTCTGGGGGCTGATCGCCGGCGGGCTGATGCTGGCGCTGTCGCGGCTGGTGAGTGTTTGGAAAGACCGAGGCCAGCCGCGGTAG
- the leuA gene encoding 2-isopropylmalate synthase yields the protein MNAKTQFSEGKTASAKGMPDAAVKYRAYPQVNIPDRTWPTKTITKAPVWCSVDLRDGNQALVDPMGHDRKARMFQLLLEMGFKEIEIGFPSASQTDFDFARWCVEEGNVPADVSLQVLVQCRPELITRTFEALEGANRPIVHFYNSTSELQRRVVFAKDVQGIKQIAVDAAKMITDMAVKAGGGYRFEYSPESFTGTELEVALEICNGVIEVVKPTPDNKLIINLPSTVEMATPNVYADQIEWMCRNLDNRENLIISLHPHNDRGTGIAAAELALLAGADRVEGTLFGNGERTGNVDMVTMALNMFTQGVDPEIDCSNIERIKEVFEYSNQMAIGERHPYVGELVYTAFSGSHQDAINKGMKAAQVANHPVWEVPYLPIDPRDVGRSYEAIIRINSQSGKGGIAYILQQDYGLNLPRNLQVEFREDIQRITDVEGKELPSKRIYDRFIERYVTQPDGRLKFVDHHTYPDTEHKGQRIVAAEITDNGEIKRIEGRGNGPIDGFINALSHYLGIEMSVEDYSEHSLQHGSNAAAISYVETSYPGGKLFGAGINTNIVAASLEAIVSAANRVLEVKAGKA from the coding sequence ATGAATGCAAAGACGCAATTCTCCGAGGGAAAAACGGCCTCCGCCAAAGGCATGCCTGACGCTGCGGTGAAATACCGGGCCTATCCGCAGGTGAACATTCCCGACCGCACCTGGCCGACGAAGACCATCACCAAGGCGCCGGTCTGGTGCTCGGTCGACCTGCGCGACGGCAACCAGGCACTGGTCGACCCGATGGGCCACGACCGCAAGGCGCGCATGTTCCAGCTGCTGCTGGAGATGGGCTTCAAGGAAATCGAGATCGGTTTCCCCTCGGCTTCGCAGACCGATTTCGATTTCGCCCGCTGGTGCGTGGAAGAGGGCAACGTGCCCGCCGACGTCTCGCTGCAGGTGCTGGTGCAATGCCGCCCGGAACTGATCACCCGCACCTTCGAAGCACTGGAAGGCGCAAACCGGCCGATCGTGCATTTCTACAACTCGACCAGCGAGCTGCAGCGCCGCGTCGTCTTCGCCAAGGATGTGCAGGGCATCAAGCAGATCGCCGTCGATGCCGCCAAGATGATAACCGACATGGCCGTCAAGGCAGGCGGCGGCTACCGTTTCGAATATTCGCCCGAGAGCTTTACCGGCACGGAACTCGAAGTGGCGCTGGAAATCTGCAACGGCGTCATCGAGGTGGTCAAGCCGACGCCCGATAACAAGCTGATCATCAACCTGCCGTCCACCGTCGAGATGGCGACGCCGAACGTCTATGCCGACCAGATCGAGTGGATGTGCCGCAATCTCGACAATCGCGAAAACCTGATCATCTCGCTGCACCCGCATAACGACCGCGGCACCGGCATCGCCGCTGCCGAACTGGCCTTGCTGGCAGGCGCCGACCGTGTCGAAGGCACGCTCTTCGGCAATGGCGAGCGCACCGGCAATGTCGACATGGTGACGATGGCGCTGAACATGTTCACGCAAGGCGTCGATCCCGAGATCGACTGCTCCAATATCGAGCGCATCAAGGAAGTGTTCGAATATTCCAACCAGATGGCGATCGGCGAACGTCATCCTTACGTCGGCGAGCTGGTCTATACGGCTTTCTCCGGTTCGCATCAGGATGCGATCAACAAGGGTATGAAGGCGGCGCAGGTCGCCAACCATCCCGTCTGGGAAGTGCCGTATCTGCCGATCGATCCGCGTGACGTCGGCCGTTCCTACGAGGCGATCATCCGCATCAACTCGCAGTCCGGCAAGGGCGGCATCGCCTATATCCTGCAGCAGGATTACGGGCTGAACCTGCCGCGCAACCTGCAGGTGGAATTCCGCGAGGATATCCAGCGCATTACCGACGTCGAGGGCAAGGAGCTTCCTTCAAAGCGGATCTACGACCGTTTCATCGAGCGCTACGTGACGCAGCCCGATGGGCGCCTCAAGTTCGTCGACCACCACACCTATCCCGATACCGAGCACAAGGGCCAACGGATCGTGGCGGCCGAAATTACCGACAATGGCGAGATCAAGCGCATCGAAGGGCGCGGCAACGGCCCGATCGACGGCTTCATCAACGCGCTGTCGCATTATCTCGGCATCGAGATGTCGGTGGAGGACTATTCCGAGCATTCGCTGCAGCACGGCTCGAACGCGGCGGCGATCTCCTATGTCGAGACCTCCTATCCAGGCGGCAAGCTCTTCGGCGCCGGCATCAATACCAACATTGTCGCGGCCTCGCTGGAAGCGATCGTCTCGGCCGCCAACCGGGTGCTCGAGGTGAAGGCCGGCAAGGCCTGA
- a CDS encoding anti-sigma factor produces the protein MLDLRKLPLEAQLTALLDGEVSPEQRHELEQRLATDENARRLHEKLRHGADFGRRRLDDILKEPVPLALVRSIKSTQPPKTPIAQRATRPPVKLAPSGPQALAAALILFVIGCGIGYFVGVSPDADEIATTTSTAAPANTSDWLGDVTAYQRLLIRQPRHLVEVPASQAEEISSWLTTAIGVPFRVPDLSAESWTFQGARVILGDSRPVGQLVYSNADGDVISICFRKDAQPPETDDFKETIKDEIGLVTWHNAGTSYVLAGPSAEATLGQLAMKIATAI, from the coding sequence TTGCTCGATCTTAGGAAATTGCCGCTCGAAGCCCAGCTCACCGCCCTTCTCGATGGCGAGGTCTCGCCCGAACAGCGCCACGAACTGGAGCAGCGCCTGGCAACCGACGAGAATGCACGCCGGCTGCACGAGAAGCTTCGCCACGGCGCCGATTTCGGCCGCCGCCGCCTCGACGACATCCTGAAGGAGCCGGTGCCGCTCGCCCTCGTCCGCTCGATCAAGAGCACGCAGCCGCCGAAGACGCCGATCGCCCAGCGCGCCACGCGCCCGCCGGTGAAGCTGGCACCAAGCGGCCCACAGGCGCTGGCCGCCGCCCTCATCCTCTTCGTCATCGGCTGCGGCATCGGCTATTTCGTCGGCGTCAGCCCGGATGCCGACGAGATCGCCACCACGACCTCGACAGCGGCGCCGGCCAATACCAGCGACTGGCTGGGCGACGTCACCGCCTATCAGCGCCTGCTGATCCGTCAGCCCCGCCACCTCGTCGAAGTGCCGGCCTCGCAGGCCGAGGAAATTTCCAGCTGGCTCACGACCGCGATCGGCGTGCCCTTCCGCGTGCCCGATCTCAGCGCCGAATCCTGGACCTTCCAGGGCGCCCGCGTCATTCTCGGCGACAGCCGCCCTGTCGGCCAGCTCGTCTATTCCAACGCCGACGGCGACGTCATCTCCATCTGCTTCCGCAAGGACGCGCAGCCGCCGGAGACCGACGATTTCAAGGAAACGATCAAGGACGAGATCGGCCTCGTGACCTGGCACAATGCCGGCACCTCCTATGTGCTTGCCGGTCCCTCCGCCGAAGCGACGCTCGGCCAGCTCGCCATGAAAATCGCCACGGCGATCTGA
- a CDS encoding RNA polymerase sigma factor, producing the protein MRQPATTIDLRRDLVGLLPRLRRFAITLAGEAALADELVQAVCQRAIAKGHQWSGEGRLESWIYTLARQQWTDDSRKRKPKASLRGNVTDIREAARERSTAVDPDAIHHMIADMPEGLSSMFLLVDVEGHSYQQAADIMGTPVANVVSQLATARLHFAGLAGTHPIHRY; encoded by the coding sequence ATGCGTCAACCCGCAACGACCATCGATCTCCGGCGTGATCTCGTCGGCCTTCTGCCCCGTCTTCGCCGCTTCGCGATCACGCTCGCGGGCGAGGCTGCTCTGGCCGATGAACTCGTCCAGGCCGTCTGTCAGCGTGCCATCGCCAAGGGTCATCAATGGAGCGGTGAAGGCCGGTTGGAAAGCTGGATTTACACGCTTGCCCGCCAGCAATGGACCGACGACAGCCGCAAGCGCAAGCCGAAGGCCTCCCTCCGCGGCAATGTCACCGATATTCGCGAAGCCGCGCGCGAACGCTCGACCGCAGTCGATCCCGACGCCATTCATCACATGATCGCCGATATGCCGGAAGGTCTTTCCAGCATGTTCCTGCTCGTCGACGTCGAAGGCCACAGCTATCAGCAGGCGGCCGACATCATGGGCACGCCGGTGGCAAATGTCGTCTCACAGCTCGCGACCGCAAGGCTGCATTTTGCCGGGCTTGCCGGCACTCACCCGATCCACAGGTACTGA